One Streptomyces dangxiongensis genomic window, TGCGTCTCCAGGCGGCCGGCACGGCGCTCGCCGTCTTCGGCCGGCCGCCGTCCTTCGAGGTGCTGGCGGTCCGCGCGGTGCGGCTGGCCAAGCCGTACGAGCACGGTCTCGACGTCACCCTCGACGTGACCGTCTCCGCCGGTGAGTTCCTGGAGTCCGTGGCCGAGCGGGCGGCCACCGCCGGCGTCCCGGGCGCCGTCACGGGGCCGCCGTGGGCCGGTGTGCTGCCGCCGCGGGCCGGCTGGCGGGCCGAGCCGGGACCGCCCGCGCCGGACGCGCTGCGCGCCACGGTCGCCGCCGCGGTGGCCGAGTTCCGGTCGCGCACCGAGGAGCTGGGGCCGCAGGGGCGGACCCGCGCGGAGCTGGACCGGATCGGGCGGGACATCTGGTCCCGGCGGATCGACGGCACCCGGCTGCCCGTACGGGCCGTGCACGCCGCCCAGTCCCTCGGTTTCCTGCGGCCCGGGACCGAGCCCGGGGACCTCGGGGTGTTCTCCTCGGGGGCGTGGCTCCGGCTGCGCACCCCCTACGGGTCCGTCGCCGTCCGGCAGACCGGGCTGGAGTCCCTCGGCCTCAGCGTGCGCTGAGCCGCGCGCGGGTCCTCCGTACGGCTCACCGTGCGCCGTACGACCGTGGGCCTCGGGCGTCGAGCCGGGCCGCCGCCCGTGCCGGCCCGGGGCTGCCCGTGGAGCACGGCGACGGTCGCCGGCACGGGGGCGCCGGGGTCAGTCGGGGGTGTTCACCATCGACGCGGCGGCGTACGTCAGGTAGTTCCACAGCGTCCGCTCGTGCTCCTCGGACAGGCCCAGCTCGTCGACGGCCGTCCGCATGTGCCGCAGCCAGGCGTCGTGCGCCGCCCGGTCCACGGTGAACGGGGCGTGCCGCATCCGCAGCCGGGGGTGGCCGCGGTTCTCGCTGTACGTCGTGGGGCCGCCCCAGTACTGCATCAGGAACAGGGCCAGCCGTTCCTCGGCCGGACCCAGGTCCTCCTCCGGGTACATCGGCCGCAGGACCGGGTCACCGGCGACTCCCTCGTAGAACCGGTGGACGAGCCGGCGGAAGGTGTCCTCGCCGCCGACCTGCTCGTAGAAGGTCTGCTCCTGAAGCGTGCCGCGCCGAATCTCGGTCACGTTGGATTGCCTCACATCTGTGTGCCGGTCCGCCCCTGGGCTCGTTCGGCCGGGGGTCCGGGGACGCCCCCGGGAATTGCAGTACCCGTCCATCGTCTCAGACCCGGTGACCGAGGACTCCGGGCTCATGGACCGGCCCCGGCCGGACGCGACCCTACTGTGGAGGCATGGGCGCCTACGACACGGAGACCGAGGGACTCGCCGCCACGGCGCGGGCCGCGCTGGTACGGGAGATCGACGCCGACGGGGCCTGGACCGGGGACCCGGCGTGGCGGGAGGCGTTCACGGAGGTGCCCCGACACCTGTTCGTGCCGTACTACTACGTCGCCGGGCCCCGCGGCTACGAACGCCGCTGGGGCGAGAGCGACGACCGGCAGGCCCGCAGACGCTGGGTGCGCGGCGCCTACGCGGACGCCCCGCTCGCCACCCGGCTGCGCGACGGCGAACTCCTCTCCTCCAGCAGCCAGCCCTCGCTGATGGCACGGATGCTGGTCGCGCTGCGCGTCCGGGACGGCGACCGGGTCCTGGAGGTGGGCGCCGGCACCGGCTACAACGCGGCCCTGCTCGCCCACCGGCTCGGCGACGACGGCCTCGTCACCACCATCGACCTGGAGCCGGAGATCACCGAATCGGCCCGGCAGCACCTCGCGGCGGCCGGCTTCCACCCGGTCGTGGTGACCGGCGACGGCGCCCGCGGGGTGCCCGAACGCGCCCCCTTCGACCGGATCATCGCCACCTGCGAGCTGCCGACCGTCCCGCGCGCCTGGATCGCCCAGTGCCGCCCCGGCGCCCGCGTCCTCACCCCGATGGCCACCGGACTGCTGACCCTCACCGTGCACGGCCGGGAGCACGCCGAGGGCCGCTTCCTGCCCACGGCCGCCTTCTTCGTCCCGCTGCGCGGCGAGGGCCGCACGGAACCCGAGGACGTGTCCCTCGCCGGACTGCCGGGCCGGGCCCGCGCCGAGGAGCCGTTCCGCTTCCTGCTCGGGCTGACCCGGGGAACCCTCGATCCGCTGGAGGCGTACGCGCTGTGGGAGCGCGAGGGCAGGCCGGACCGCGGCCGGTACGGCGTCACGGTCGGCGGCGGGCGCGCCTGGGCGTGGCTGGACGACCCGGAGGGGCCGTACCGCTGGCCCCTGCCGTGATCGCCCTCAGCCCCGGCGGACGGTGATCGACGTCCAGGCGCCCACGTGCACCCGGTCGCCGTCCTGGAGCGGCACCGGCACGAACGGCTGGATCGGCTCCTCGGACATGTTGACCGTGGTGCCGTTCGTCGAGTTCTGGTCCACGACCGCCCAGCCGCCGTCCGGCTGCTGCACCAGCACGGCGTGCTGGTGCGAGACGCCCGGGTCCTCCGGCGGCACCGACAGGTCGATGTCGGGGGTGTCACCGGTGGAGTGCCGGCGGCGGCCGATGGTGACCTGGTTCCCGGTGAGCGTGCGCTGCTGCTCCGGCGAGTACGCGGGCAGGTTCAGGCCCGCGGCCTCGGGGCCGGAGCGCTGCATCATCGCCATGAAGTACTCGCGGTCCGGGCCTATGGTCGCGGTCCAGGTGGCCGACCGCGGTGCGTGCGGCGAGTGCGGTGCCTGCGGGAAGCCGCCCGGCCCGGGAGGCGGGGCCTGGGTGGCGCCGGGCTGCGGGTAGCCGTAGCCGCCGCCGGGGCCCTGGCCGGGTCCGGACGGGTCGGAGGACGACGGCGGGGACAGCACCCAGTCGTCGTCACCGGCCCGGGTCCGGCCGCCCTCACGCGGGAAGGCGGACGGAGCCGGGGCGCCGGTCTGCTGGAACGCCTGCGGGGCACCGCCGTGACCCTGACCCTGGCCCTGGCGTTGACCCGGGCCGTGGCCGCCGAAGCCGGACGGTCCGCCGGGACCCTGACTCTGACCGTGGCTCTGACCGCCCCCGAAGCCGGAGGGACCGCCGGAGCCGGGACCCTGTGACCCCTGACCCTGCCCCTGACCACCACCGAAGCCGGACGGGCCACCAGGACCCTGCCCCTGCCCCTGGCCGCCGCCGAAGCCGGAGGGTCCGCCGGGCCCCTGGGGACCCTGACCGCCGCCGTACCCCGAGGGTCCGCCGGAGCCGGGGCCCTGGGGACCCTGCCCTTGCCCCTGACCGCCGCCGAAGCCGGACGGACCGCCGGGGCCCTGGGGACCCTGACCCTGGCCGCCGCCGAAGCCGGGCCGGCCGGGCTGGCCCGGGACCGTGCCCGGGGTGCCGGGGAAGGGCGGTGGGGTGCCGGGGCGGCGCTGGTTCCCGGGGCCGAAGGGGGGCGCGCCCGTGGGGCCGGGGGTGGTCGGCGGGCCGGAGGGGCGCCGTTCACCGGCGAACGGCGTCGGACCCGACGGCTCGCTGGTGAAGGACGGGAGCGGCTCGGCGGGCCGGTTCATCTGCGAGGGACGGGAGCCCTGGTACTCGTACCCGTCATCGCCGCCGTACGTCGCGCTCGGCGGCTGGAACCGCGGCTGCGGCGAGCGCGGGGCGGCCGGGGCGGCCGGTGTGTACGAGGTGGCCGTGTTGGTCAGGAAGTTCCACCGGCACTCCTCGCAGAACGGCGCGCCGCCCTCGCGGGGCGTACGGCACTGCGGGCACAGCTCCGGCTCCGGGGCGGACCCGGTGTGCGGGCGTCCGGCGCCGGTCCGGCCGCCAGGACCGCCGGGACCGCCCGGGCCGGCGGGCGGCGGGAAGCCGTAGCCACCGGCGGGCGGCGGCGGAGGGGGCGGAGGTACGGCACCGGCCATGCGGTGACCGCAGACCTCGCACCAGTCGTCGGAACCCGACTGGTGTCCGTTCGGGCAGGTCGGCATGTCGGTGCTTCCCCTTCTCCTGAGGGTCCGTCTGGATCGCTGCGATCGCTTCCAGGAGTCACTTCTTCACACGGACAGTCTTCGTGGACCGGGTCTCCAGAGTCATCTCGTCCGCCTCCGCGACCCTCGTCTTCAACCGCACAGTACCTGTCGCGGCGTCGACCACGTCCACCACCTTCGCAAGCAGTTTCGCAGTATCCGCGTTCCCCGAGGCGCTCGCGAGCTGAACCGCGCGCCCCAGTTTGGCCGTTGCTCCGTCGAAATCGCCCGCTTTGCGAAGGTCGAGGCCCTTCTGGATGACATGCGCCAGTTCGGCCTGCCCGGTGTAGTGGGCGACTTGGGGGTTGATCGAGGTGGAGGCCGTCATGTCGGCCGTCCACACGGCCCGTACGAGCCCCTGCGCGCCGAGGTTCTGTACCGTTCCGTCCGGTTGTGGGACGACCAGGGAGACCCGTGCGGCGAGCATCTCCTGCCCGATCCCGGCCGGCGGGACCGCGACGCACACGTGGTAGTCGCGGGACTCGTCGCCCCAGGACCCGGTGGGATAGTCCCCGGCGCGTGGCCCGGCCTCGGTGCGGCGGCCGGTCAAGTCCTCCATGACAGGGGCGACTTGCTTGACGAACCGGATGGCCGTGCCGACCGGTGTCCACACCCGCAGGGCGACGTCGGCGACCTCCTTGCCCATCACCGTCTCCATCATCCGCGTGAAGTCGGCGGCCAGGCCGGCCGGGTCGGCGACTATGTCGGCGGTGCCGAGCAGCGCGGAGGCGATGCCTGTGACGTCTTTCACTTCCCAGTCGGTGCCCACGCCCCGCGCGTCACAGGTGAACCGTCCGGCGCACGCCTCCAGCGTGGCCCGCAGGTCGTCCGCCGACTCGTGCTCGTTGCGGCCGTCGGTGAGCAGGATGCCGTGCCGGATGGTGACGTCCACCGAGGACAGCAGCCGGTCGGCGAGCCGCAGCCAGGTGCCGATGGCCGTACCGCCGCCCGTGCTCAGCCGGTGCAGCGCCTGCTTGGCCTGCTCGCGGGTGACGCCGTCGGCGACCGCGAGGCGTCCGCCGCCCGGGTAGATCTCCTTGGCGACGTGGGTGCCGCCGATCACCGCGAAGTGCGTGCCGTCGCGCAGGGTGTCGATCGCGGCGGCCGTGGCGTCCCGCGCGTTGCGCATCTTGGCCGACGGGTGGTCCATGGAACCCGAGCAGTCGACCATGACCGCGACGGCGGCGGACGGCTGCCGCCCCGGTGTGTGGACGGGTGCGGTGACGGCGCCGCCGGCGGTGCCGCCGCCGGTCGCCGTCACCGTCACGACGGCGTTGACCTCGCTGCCGCCCTCGGGCAGGTACTCGTTCTGGTAGACGTCCACCGAGAACTGCGGCACGTTCGGCTTCGCGAAACTGGCCATGCTGCTTCCACATCCCCCTCGGACACCTCGCGGACGCGAGGCGACGCAGATGAGCGGACCGGTCCCCTCCGGTCCGCCGAGGCCTCCCCGTTCCGGCCTCAGGCCGATCCTGCCCCCTGGCGCGGCGCGGGGAACGGCAGCACGGCCACTGTTACGTTGTCGTGGCCCCCGCCGTCCAGGGCGTGGCCGACCAGCACCCGGGCGCTGTGCAGCGGACGGACCGCCGCGTCCGCCGGCACGACCTCGGACAGCTCCTCCGCCGACTCGGCGTAGTTCCACAGCCCGTCGGTGCACACCACCACGGTTCCGGGCCGGTCCGGCTTGAACGACGCGGTGTGCGGGTCCAGTTCGTAGGCGTCGGCGCCGAGCCAGCCGGTGATCGCGTGGGCCCGCTCGTCGGCGTACGCCTCGGCCTCGCTCATCAGGCCGGCGGCGACCATCTGCGCGGCCCAGGAGTCGTCCTCGGTCAGCCGGGCCGGCGGCGCGCCGCGGTCGGCGGGCACCCAGTAGGCCCGGCTGTCGCCGACCCAGCCGACGACCAGCAGCCCGGAGGTGACCACCGCGCCGACGATCGTGCAGGCCGGCGCGTTCTGGTGCGGGGCCTGCTCACGGGCCGTGGCGGGCTCCTCGGCGAGCGCGTTGACCGCCTGCGCGGCGGCGACGATCGCCTCGTGCATCGCCTGCTGCGGGTGGGTGCCGCGCGGCAGGGCGGCCAGCAGGATGTCACCGGCCGCCCGGGAGGCGGCCAGGGACGCGTCGTCGGGGCGGGTCGCGGACGACACGCCGTCGCAGACGACCGCCAGCGCCGCCGGGGTGCCGTCCGGCAGCGTGGTGTGGCCGACGGCGAAGGCGTCCTCATTGCGGTGGTGGCGCAGCCCGCGGTCGCTGACGGCGGCGACCGGACCCGACTCCCGCTCCAGGTGGTCGCGTTCGCGGGGCTGGGCGTGTCCGCAGTTCTCGCAGTAGCCGTCGCTGTCCACCCGGCCCGCCCGGCAGGCCACGCACACGGTCGCGGGAGCGGCCGGGGTGCCGGGATCGGCGGACAGCCGTGGGTCCGGTGCCTGGAGCGGGTACTCGTCGGGCTCCGCCGGCCGGTCGAACCGCACCCCGGAGCCGGTGGACCGCTCGGCGTCGGGCTCGTGCCCGGCCAGCGGGGTGCCGCCCGAATCGGTGCCGGGCAGGTCGGCCGGCAGGAGCACCCCGGGCGGGGTGCCGGCGGAGCCCGGCGGCTCGGGGGCCGGCCAGTCCACACCGTCGCCGGGCGCGCCGGGACCGTTCATGGTCATGGTCGGCTGGTCCTGGGGGGAAGCGGGCACCACCGAGAGGTCGTACCCGCACGCTCCGCAGAACAGGTCACCCGGTTCGACGGGCTCCGCGCAGCTCGGGCACTTCGGCAGTGCGGCCTGCTGGGGCATCTGCGACATCGACTACACCCACGTCCGGGGGCGGTAACGGTTGGCCCGTTCCACCAGCTCGATCCTTTCCTCGCCGCCGGGC contains:
- a CDS encoding globin, which produces MTEIRRGTLQEQTFYEQVGGEDTFRRLVHRFYEGVAGDPVLRPMYPEEDLGPAEERLALFLMQYWGGPTTYSENRGHPRLRMRHAPFTVDRAAHDAWLRHMRTAVDELGLSEEHERTLWNYLTYAAASMVNTPD
- a CDS encoding methyltransferase domain-containing protein, with product MGAYDTETEGLAATARAALVREIDADGAWTGDPAWREAFTEVPRHLFVPYYYVAGPRGYERRWGESDDRQARRRWVRGAYADAPLATRLRDGELLSSSSQPSLMARMLVALRVRDGDRVLEVGAGTGYNAALLAHRLGDDGLVTTIDLEPEITESARQHLAAAGFHPVVVTGDGARGVPERAPFDRIIATCELPTVPRAWIAQCRPGARVLTPMATGLLTLTVHGREHAEGRFLPTAAFFVPLRGEGRTEPEDVSLAGLPGRARAEEPFRFLLGLTRGTLDPLEAYALWEREGRPDRGRYGVTVGGGRAWAWLDDPEGPYRWPLP
- a CDS encoding FHA domain-containing protein, yielding MPTCPNGHQSGSDDWCEVCGHRMAGAVPPPPPPPPAGGYGFPPPAGPGGPGGPGGRTGAGRPHTGSAPEPELCPQCRTPREGGAPFCEECRWNFLTNTATSYTPAAPAAPRSPQPRFQPPSATYGGDDGYEYQGSRPSQMNRPAEPLPSFTSEPSGPTPFAGERRPSGPPTTPGPTGAPPFGPGNQRRPGTPPPFPGTPGTVPGQPGRPGFGGGQGQGPQGPGGPSGFGGGQGQGQGPQGPGSGGPSGYGGGQGPQGPGGPSGFGGGQGQGQGPGGPSGFGGGQGQGQGSQGPGSGGPSGFGGGQSHGQSQGPGGPSGFGGHGPGQRQGQGQGHGGAPQAFQQTGAPAPSAFPREGGRTRAGDDDWVLSPPSSSDPSGPGQGPGGGYGYPQPGATQAPPPGPGGFPQAPHSPHAPRSATWTATIGPDREYFMAMMQRSGPEAAGLNLPAYSPEQQRTLTGNQVTIGRRRHSTGDTPDIDLSVPPEDPGVSHQHAVLVQQPDGGWAVVDQNSTNGTTVNMSEEPIQPFVPVPLQDGDRVHVGAWTSITVRRG
- a CDS encoding vWA domain-containing protein codes for the protein MASFAKPNVPQFSVDVYQNEYLPEGGSEVNAVVTVTATGGGTAGGAVTAPVHTPGRQPSAAVAVMVDCSGSMDHPSAKMRNARDATAAAIDTLRDGTHFAVIGGTHVAKEIYPGGGRLAVADGVTREQAKQALHRLSTGGGTAIGTWLRLADRLLSSVDVTIRHGILLTDGRNEHESADDLRATLEACAGRFTCDARGVGTDWEVKDVTGIASALLGTADIVADPAGLAADFTRMMETVMGKEVADVALRVWTPVGTAIRFVKQVAPVMEDLTGRRTEAGPRAGDYPTGSWGDESRDYHVCVAVPPAGIGQEMLAARVSLVVPQPDGTVQNLGAQGLVRAVWTADMTASTSINPQVAHYTGQAELAHVIQKGLDLRKAGDFDGATAKLGRAVQLASASGNADTAKLLAKVVDVVDAATGTVRLKTRVAEADEMTLETRSTKTVRVKK
- a CDS encoding PP2C family serine/threonine-protein phosphatase; translation: MSQMPQQAALPKCPSCAEPVEPGDLFCGACGYDLSVVPASPQDQPTMTMNGPGAPGDGVDWPAPEPPGSAGTPPGVLLPADLPGTDSGGTPLAGHEPDAERSTGSGVRFDRPAEPDEYPLQAPDPRLSADPGTPAAPATVCVACRAGRVDSDGYCENCGHAQPRERDHLERESGPVAAVSDRGLRHHRNEDAFAVGHTTLPDGTPAALAVVCDGVSSATRPDDASLAASRAAGDILLAALPRGTHPQQAMHEAIVAAAQAVNALAEEPATAREQAPHQNAPACTIVGAVVTSGLLVVGWVGDSRAYWVPADRGAPPARLTEDDSWAAQMVAAGLMSEAEAYADERAHAITGWLGADAYELDPHTASFKPDRPGTVVVCTDGLWNYAESAEELSEVVPADAAVRPLHSARVLVGHALDGGGHDNVTVAVLPFPAPRQGAGSA